A genomic stretch from Aedes albopictus strain Foshan chromosome 2, AalbF5, whole genome shotgun sequence includes:
- the LOC109433047 gene encoding zinc finger protein 512B, with protein sequence MKVFIILSVAISLAVAASSSSIDPDGQGKKIQKRGVHHVEKVIVTKKVPVPYPVKVEKKVKVPVPFPVPVEKKVPVIIEKKVPIYIEKKVHVPVDRPVPVPYKVPVKVPVIQKEYVEVPKPYPVHVAKPYPVYVKKPVYIEKTVPVSVKIKHRKH encoded by the exons ATGAAG GTTTTTATCATCCTCTCCGTGGCAATTAGCCTTGCGGTCGCGGCATCATCATCATCTATTGACCCGGACGGCCAGGGTAAAAAGATACAGAAACGTGGTGTGCACCATGTGGAAAAAGTGATCGTCACCAAGAAAGTCCCGGTACCGTATCCCGTGAAAGTGGAGAAGAAGGTCAAGGTGCCGGTTCCATTCCCGGTGCCAGTGGAGAAGAAGGTTCCTGTAATCATCGAAAAGAAGGTTCCGATCTACATCGAGAAGAAGGTTCACGTTCCAGTTGATCGTCCAGTGCCAGTTCCCTACAAAGTGCCAGTGAAAGTTCCCGTCATCCAAAAGGAATACGTTGAAGTCCCCAAGCCTTACCCAGTACACGTCGCGAAACCCTATCCAGTGTACGTGAAGAAGCCAGTGTACATCGAAAAAACCGTTCCAGTGTCGGTTAAAATCAAGCATCGTAAGCATTGA
- the LOC109411315 gene encoding involucrin — protein sequence MKLFLVLSMVLAIAFGAAVEKPVKEVDTENESKVEPSAKVQGKRGLYDFGYGSSTPELQGGFKPSFGFDFSEPHQYEVKEDHHTIITKNIPVPYPVEVEKHVYIEKKVPVHIDRPVPYPVTVEKKVPYIVEKHVPVHIDRPVPYPVKVPYPVEVERKVPVYVEKKVHVDRPVPYPVHVEKKVPVYVEKKVPVVVEKKVPVPYEVKVPVVQKVEVEVPKPYPVHVPKPYPVYIEKEVVKHVDRPVRVEVEKKVPVPVVQKVEVPQPYPVYIEKPVYIEKQADHHSEEHEHVEQQDGDYIEQPIHVAEDRQHREESEHNEQERADHQQEEHQHEEHVRQEYAESSHEDVKSTDPTEKAVESEESRHQEQHHHMPTHLANNDQ from the exons ATGAAG TTATTCTTAGTTCTATCGATGGTGTTGGCCATAGCGTTTGGAGCGGCCGTCGAGAAACCAGTCAAGGAAGTGGATACAGAAAATGAATCTAAAGTGGAACCGAGTGCGAAAGTGCAGGGGAAACGTGGTCTTTATGACTTTGGATATGGGAGTAGTACACCTGAATTGCAAGGAGGATTCAAGCCTTCGTTTGGATTCGATTTCAGTGAACCGCATCAGTATGAAGTGAAGGAAGATCATCATACGATCATTACCAAGAACATTCCAGTACCTTATCCCGTGGAAGTGGAGAAGCATGTGTACATAGAGAAGAAGGTTCCAGTTCACATTGATCGTCCAGTTCCATACCCGGTAACGGTCGAAAAGAAGGTTCCATACATTGTTGAAAAGCATGTTCCAGTCCACATTGACCGTCCGGTTCCATATCCAGTGAAAGTACCATATCCAGTTGAAGTCGAAAGGAAAGTACCCGTTTATGTGGAGAAAAAAGTTCACGTCGATCGCCCGGTTCCCTATCCAGTCCATGTGGAAAAGAAGGTTCCAGTTTACGTAGAAAAGAAGGTTCCCGTAGTGGTCGAAAAGAAAGTTCCGGTACCATATGAAGTCAAGGTTCCGGTAGTTCAAAAAGTCGAAGTCGAAGTACCAAAACCATACCCAGTTCACGTTCCAAAGCCATATCCGGTTTACATCGAGAAGGAAGTCGTCAAGCATGTAGATCGGCCTGTTCGCGTAGAAGTTGAGAAGAAGGTTCCAGTCCCAGTGGTGCAGAAAGTAGAAGTTCCTCAGCCGTATCCAGTTTACATTGAGAAGCCTGTTTACATCGAAAAGCAGGCCGATCATCACAGCGAAGAGCACGAACACGTAGAACAGCAGGACGGTGACTACATCGAACAGCCTATTCACGTTGCCGAAGATCGTCAACATCGCGAGGAAAGCGAACATAACGAGCAAGAACGTGCGGATCATCAACAGGAAGAACATCAGCACGAGGAGCATGTTCGACAGGAGTACGCTGAGTCGAGTCACGAGGACGTCAAAAGTACAGACCCAACCGAAAAGGCTGTAGAGTCTGAGGAGTCGAGGCATCAAGAACAACACCATCACATGCCAACACATCTTGCAAACAACGATCAATAG